The Lycium ferocissimum isolate CSIRO_LF1 chromosome 1, AGI_CSIRO_Lferr_CH_V1, whole genome shotgun sequence genome includes a region encoding these proteins:
- the LOC132067949 gene encoding inactive protein RESTRICTED TEV MOVEMENT 1-like — protein MHMMKVDPAGGHGGTSWDEKGRDQVAGIYVFYNEEKVVALQFVFYENGNVVKSNRHGVFDKRENYAAVIFDYPSEYLTSIIGSVSPWMPDLSSITFVTNKGSYGPFGTLSTEYKHFNFPIGRGLFGGFYGSTKRDGIESIGVYMKLNITSGMTK, from the coding sequence atgcatatgatgaaAGTTGACCCAGCGGGAGGACATGGTGGAACAAGTTGGGATGAAAAGGGACGGGACCAAGTTGCTGGAATTTATGTTTTCTACAACGaagaaaaagttgttgcacTTCAGTTCGTGTTCTATGAAAATGGCAACGTTGTTAAGTCAAACAGACATGGTGTTTTTGATAAACGTGAAAACTACGCTGCAGTTATCTTTGATTATCCGTCAGAGTATCTTACTTCGATAATTGGTTCTGTGAGCCCCTGGATGCCAGATTTGAGCTCAATAACATTTGTTACCAACAAGGGTTCCTATGGACCATTTGGGACACTTTCAACTGAGTACAAACACTTCAACTTTCCGATAGGACGAGGTTTATTCGGGGGTTTTTATGGCAGCACGAAGCGCGATGGCATTGAGAGTATTGGGGTCTATATGAAGCTGAACATCACATCCGGCATGACTAAGTGA
- the LOC132062919 gene encoding 3-ketoacyl-CoA synthase 20-like, whose product MGDESTGRVSIDAHEQTSSNKLPNFLLSVKLKYVKLGYHYLISHAMYLCLVPILFAVPVHLSTITVEDVVQLWDQLKFNLVTVILCSALMVFLATLYFMTRPRKVYLVDFSCYKPKPDVMCPKELFMDRSKQAEIFTEENLAFQKKILERSGLGQKTYFPEALLRLPPNPNMAEARKEAEMVMFGAIDELLEKTGVKAKDIGILVVNCSLFNPTPSLSAMIVNHYKLRGNIMSYNLGGMGCSAGLISIDLAKQMLQVNPNSYALVVSMENITLNWYFGNNRSMLVSNCIFRMGGAAILLSNKSSDRRRSKYQLVHTVRTHKGADDKSYGCVFQEEDDNKKVGVSLSKDLMAVAGEALKTNITTLGPIVLPMSEQLLFFITLVARKVFKMKIKPYIPDFKLAFEHFCIHAGGRAVLDELEKNLELSQWHMEPSRMTLYRFGNTSSSSLWYELAYTEAKGRIKKGDRTWQIAFGSGFKCNSAVWRALRTINPSKEKNPWMDEINEFPVQVPRIVTINDS is encoded by the exons ATGGGAGATGAGTCAACTGGAAGAGTTTCAATTGATGCTCATGAACAAACAAGTAGTAACAAACTTCCAAATTTTCTCCTATCAGTTAAGCTCAAATATGTGAAACTTGGCTACCATTATTTGATTAGCCATGCTATGTATTTGTGCCTCGTTCCAATTTTGTTTGCTGTACCTGTTCATCTTTCTACAATAACTGTGGAAGACGTGGTCCAATTATGGGACCAACTCAAATTCAATCTTGTCACAGTTATTTTGTGCTCAGCCCTAATGGTTTTCTTGGCTACACTTTATTTTATGACTAGGCCACGAAAAGTGTACCTAGTCGATTTTTCGTGTTACAAGCCTAAACCTGATGTTATGTGTCCTAAGGAGTTATTCATGGATAGGTCAAAACAAGCCGAGATTTTCACTGAGGAGAATTTGGCCTTCCAAAAGAAAATACTGGAGAGGTCTGGTTTAGGTCAAAAGACGTATTTTCCGGAGGCACTTTTGAGATTGCCACCAAATCCTAACATGGCTGAGGCAAGAAAAGAAGCTGAGATGGTTATGTTTGGTGCAATTGATGAATTATTGGAGAAAACTGGTGTGAAGGCTAAGGATATTGGGATTCTTGTGGTGAATTGCAGTTTGTTTAATCCAACTCCATCACTTTCTGCCATGATTGTTAATCACTATAAGCTAAGAGGCAATATTATGAGTTACAATCTTGGTGGTATGGGCTGTAGTGCTGGATTAATTTCAATTGACCTTGCCAAGCAGATGCTACAG GTGAACCCCAACTCTTATGCACTAGTAGTCAGCATGGAGAACATAACACTCAATTGGTATTTTGGCAACAACAGATCAATGCTCGTCTCAAATTGCATCTTCCGAATGGGAGGTGCTGCAATTTTACTATCGAATAAATCATCCGATCGTCGCCGTTCAAAGTACCAACTCGTCCACACAGTACGCACACACAAGGGTGCAGATGACAAGAGCTACGGCTGTGTGTTCCAAGAAGAAGACGACAACAAAAAAGTCGGTGTTTCGTTGTCCAAAGACCTAATGGCTGTAGCAGGGGAGGCCTTAAAAACCAACATCACGACTCTCGGACCAATAGTACTCCCAATGTCCGAACAACTGCTATTTTTCATCACATTAGTCGCGAGGAAAGTGTTCAAGATGAAAATTAAACCGTATATTCCTGATTTTAAGTTGGCGTTCGAGCATTTTTGCATTCATGCTGGTGGAAGGGCAGTGTTGGATGAGTTAGAGAAGAATCTTGAACTAAGTCAATGGCATATGGAGCCGTCAAGAATGACACTTTATAGATTTGGTAATACTTCGAGTAGTTCATTGTGGTATGAATTGGCATATACTGAAGCTAAAGGGAGGATCAAGAAAGGAGATAGGACATGGCAAATTGCATTTGGTTCAGGATTTAAGTGTAACAGTGCTGTGTGGCGTGCACTAAGGACTATTAATCCTTCTAAGGAAAAGAATCCTTGGATGGATGAAATTAATGAATTCCCAGTTCAAGTGCCTAGAATTGTAACTATTAATGATTCTTGa
- the LOC132063019 gene encoding U-box domain-containing protein 24-like gives MAELVPIGTILAVISSQVMKTALAANDVLFEKESFKVLGNYLLDIEPVLKELQLQKLNDSPAARQALESLEADLKKANNLVEKYKNRARFYLLVRCRNIVKEVQEVTRDIGKSLAALSLVNIEVLSGISEEVNRLQNEMQRANFEASQSRLQIVNKLNQGLSDQIHDQEFANNILKEIARAAGVPEEPAEILKELNNFKKEKEDAAYRKERAEVLFLNQVIELLSRADAARDYEEVRSQYFQRVSIIEGYDPREEYIQPFKAFICCITGTIMVDPVSLCTGTACERASLQAWFDSGEKTDPETGEELQDLSFRPNLQLRQLIQEWKELNYCIIIRACKGKLLSEMDTLIEEALAQMQELMKVNSINKEWVTIGGLTEIVTSKLGSLHSGYLQGKVMITLKDVVEGHARNKDVFVENQGLENVVACFGKDYTISTAAIELIYEVLQDQPGWNLPYCQKFLQQSNSILLLVSFLKSQISPSAEKAEGILAKLCDEEEENIVKAAREGWYGPLIDRLHNGSASSRMSIVRAILSLELRDEDMKLLGEKAVIPPLLEMTSGSIESKELSLSALVKLSSFYDNKILIAAAGGVSIVLKLMISSHVRSVIIAKCCEILANLSGNGDGVKFLIDETGNQLVLEPVIAYLLAFQQNLTSSDIVRRHALRALLGICQSQADLIKSAVLSAGGVSVVLPLLDDPNQEIRESAINLLFLFSQHEPEGVVEYLLKPRRLEALVGFLENDNKGDVQMAAAGLLANLPKSETSLREKLIELGGLKAIINILKSGTMEAKENALSAFFRFTDPTNLESQRNVVELGAYPILVNFLKADSITAQARAAALLTDLSMRSHELSALSRKASCFFIGRARAPICPAHGGACSVSKTFCLLEANALPDLVKLLREKIHATSYEAIQALSTLVREDSPHRGANVLHKDDAISPIIEVLNWGSEALKGETLGLLEKVFMSREMVDLYGLTARLHLARLTGGRIYEDGHLQRKAARVLLLIERQSRSSRSLVAGISG, from the exons ATGGCGGAGTTAGTTCCAATAGGGACTATTTTGGCTGTGATTAGTAGTCAAGTAATGAAAACAGCTCTTGCTGCCAATGATGTATTATTTGAGAAGGAGAGTTTTAAGGTTCTTGGGAACTATCTCTTGGACATTGAGCCTGTCTTGAAAGAATTACAGCTACAGAAGTTAAACGATTCCCCGGCTGCAAGGCAAGCTTTGGAATCCCTTGAAGCTGATTTAAAGAAGGCTAATAACTTGGTTGAGAAGTACAAAAACCGAGCCCGTTTTTACTTACTGGTCAGGTGTAGGAACATTGTCAAGGAGGTACAGGAAGTCACTAGGGATATTGGAAAATCTTTAGCCGCACTTTCCCTTGTCAACATTGAAGTCTTGTCGGGGATTTCAGAAGAGGTAAATAGGCTGCAGAATGAGATGCAAAGAGCCAACTTCGAGGCATCTCAGTCTCGCCTCCAAATTGTTAACAAGTTAAACCAAGGTCTATCGGATCAGATACACGACCAGGAATTTGCTAACAATATCCTCAAGGAAATAGCAAGGGCTGCTGGTGTCCCAGAGGAGCCTGCAGAGATACTGAAAGAGCTaaacaatttcaaaaaagagaaagaagatgcTGCTTACCGGAAAGAGAGAGCTGAAGTCTTGTTTCTGAATCAAGTTATTGAGCTGCTCTCACGAGCGGATGCTGCAAGAGATTATGAGGAAGTCAGAAGTCAATATTTTCAGAGGGTTAGTATTATCGAGGGATACGACCCTAGAGAAGAATACATTCAGCCATTTAAAGCTTTTATTTGTTGTATAACCGGAACTATAATGGTAGATCCTGTTAGCCTTTGCACCGGTACTGCCTGTGAGAGAGCTTCTCTCCAAGCTTGGTTCGATTCGGGGGAGAAAACGGATCCCGAGACAGGCGAAGAGCTGCAGGATTTATCGTTCAGGCCAAATCTCCAATTAAGACAGTTAATCCAGGAGTGGAAAGAGCTCAATTATTGCATCATAATTAGAGCTTGCAAGGGGAAATTGCTTTCTGAAATGGATACATTAATTGAGGAAGCTCTTGCACAAATGCAAGAACTTATGAAAGTAAATTCGATAAATAAAGAATGGGTGACAATTGGGGGACTCACTGAAATTGTCACCTCCAAGCTTGGCAGCTTACATAGCGGATATCTGCAAGGTAAAGTGATGATTACGTTGAAGGATGTTGTAGAAGGGCATGCTAGAAACAAG GACGTATTTGTTGAGAACCAGGGGCTTGAAAATGTTGTAGCATGCTTTGGAAAAGACTATACCATTTCAACCGCTGCAATTGAGCTGATATATGAGGTTCTCCAAGATCAGCCTGGTTGGAATTTGCCTTATTGTCAGAAGTTTTTGCAGCAGTCCAACTCAATCTTGCTTCTCGTCTCCTTTCTCAAAAGTCAGATCAGTCCATCAGCTGAGAAAGCAGAAGGAATCCTGGCTAAGCTTTGTGATGAGGAAGAGGAGAACATTGTTAAGGCTGCTCGAGAGGGATGGTATGGACCACTTATCGATAGGCTGCACAATG GATCAGCATCTTCAAGAATGTCAATTGTTAGAGCAATTCTGAGTTTGGAACTCAGGGATGAAGATATGAAGCTCCTCGGGGAGAAAGCGGTTATCCCTCCTCTTCTTGAGATGACATCTGGAAGTATTGAATCAAAAGAACTATCATTATCTGCACTTGTGAAGCTATCAAGTTTTTATGACAATAAGATACTTATAGCTGCGGCTGGAGGGGTTTCTATCGTATTAAAGCTAATGATTTCATCCCATGTACGTTCAGTTATCATTGCTAAGTGCTGTGAAATTCTCGCTAATCTTTCTGGCAATGGTGATGGAGTTAAGTTCTTGATTGATGAAACCGGAAACCAACTTGTACTAGAGCCAGTAATCGCGTACTTGCTAGCTTTTCAACAGAATCTCACATCCTCGGACATTGTTCGTAGGCATGCTTTACGTGCATTGTTAGGAATCTGTCAATCTCAAGCTGATCTTATCAAATCAGCAGTTCTCTCTGCTGGAGGTGTTTCAGTGGTCTTACCCCTTCTTGATGATCCGAACCAGGAAATAAGAGAATCAGCAATAAATCTTCTTTTCCTCTTCTCACAGCACGAGCCAGAAGGTGTGGTTGAGTATCTTCTTAAGCCAAGAAGGCTGGAGGCTTTAGTTGGGTTTCTTGAGAATGACAACAAAGGTGATGTGCAAATGGCTGCAGCCGGTTTACTAGCTAACCTTCCTAAATCAGAAACTTCACTCAGAGAGAAACTCATAGAATTAGGTGGACTAAAGGCaatcattaacatcttaaaatCTGGAACCATGGAAGCTAAGGAAAATGCTCTTAGTGCCTTCTTCAGGTTCACAGATCCAACAAATCTCGAGTCCCAACGCAACGTGGTTGAACTTGGAGCATATCCTATACTGGTAAATTTTCTCAAAGCTGATTCAATAACTGCACAAGCAAGAGCAGCTGCACTATTGACGGATCTATCAATGCGAAGTCATGAACTCAGTGCATTATCCAGGAAAGCTTCTTGTTTCTTTATTGGCCGAGCACGTGCCCCTATATGTCCTGCACATGGGGGCGCATGCAGCGTGAGCAAAACATTTTGTCTATTGGAGGCAAATGCATTGCCTGATTTGGTTAAACTCTTAAGAGAAAAGATACATGCCACGTCTTATGAGGCGATTCAAGCACTCTCAACTTTGGTTCGTGAAGATTCGCCTCATAGAGGAGCCAATGTGCTGCACAAGGATGATGCGATTTCACCAATAATAGAAGTTCTAAACTGGGGATCAGAAGCTTTAAAGGGAGAAACTTTAGGACTCCTGGAGAAAGTGTTTATGTCAAGGGAAATGGTGGATTTGTATGGGCTAACAGCTAGGCTACATCTCGCTCGTTTAACAGGAGGTAGAATTTATGAAGACGGACATCTACAAAGAAAAGCTGCTAGAGTCTTGTTACTTATCGAACGCCAATCTAGATCATCTAGATCTCTTGTTGCAGGAATATCTGGTTGA
- the LOC132063163 gene encoding uncharacterized protein LOC132063163 codes for MSSIGTSKGVLEIVKFGVYVSVPIGLMYVFANNNKNLQKIMGHREYVVYPAEAVTPQTPEELREMAKEIARKRERDQAMRN; via the exons ATGTCGTCTATTGGAACATCAAAGGGTGTATTAGAAATAGTAAAATTTGGAGTATACGTATCAGTTCCAATTGGTCTCATGTATGTCTTCGCTAACAACAACAAGAATCTTCAGAAAATTATGGGACAT CGTGAATATGTAGTTTATCCTGCAGAAGCAGTAACGCCCCAAACGCCCGAGGAACTGAGGGAGATGGCAAAGGAAATAGCTCGAAAGAGAGAGCGGGACCAAGCAATGAGGAACTGA